TTGGGGCGTTTGCCAAAAGTGACCCGCTGTAAGAGCGGAACCATAAGAAGCCGTTACCGCAGGAATGGATATATACACGGTAAGCTTCAAAATCCCGGTCGCCTGCCAGACCGCTATCGCGAGCAAGCCCGCACCCACAGTTGGATGATGGTGTGGCAGACAGATCTACTGGGCCTGGAATATCGCTATCGCAGGCAAGCCAGCTCCCACAGTTGGATCGTGGTGTGGCAGACAGATCTGCTGGGCCTGGAATGCCGCTATGGCAGGCAAGCCAGCTCCCACAGTTGGATTGTGGTGTGGCAGACAGATCTGCTGGGCCAGGAATACCGCTATCGCAGGCAAGCCAGCTCCCACAGGGGGAATATGCCCAGGGGGTCATTGCTCACCTCCCGGAGCGCCAGCCTTGGCCTCTTGTTGAGCCTGGCGCCGCTGCAACTGCTCCCGGTCAAACCCCTCGATATACACCTGCGCCGCCCGCCCAACCGGTGCCGCCATCGCCGGCCCGGTCGCCCGCCCCTGATTCAAATCCTGGCGCTGCTCCACCATCTGCATCAAATTCAGATTGTTGGCACAGCCCAACGGCAAGGTCGCCTTGAAATCATCATCCAACCCGACCTCGTCCTTGGCCGGCGGCTGCTGGCACTGGCTCGGCAACCCGTCCGCCTGATATTGCGGCGAGTAATACACCGGCGCCAAATGCGTCTTGCAGCCCACCACCAACAGGGGCAAACACATCAACAAACGCGAAACTTTCATGCCATGCCCCCTCATCAATTCATGTAGAAACCAAACGCCCCGCCACTGCGCGGCCCCGCCGCTGCAGCGGTCGCAGGCTGCGCATCCAACGGTGTGGCCAGCGTGCGACTGCGCACCGGCTCCACCAGGTACGGCGTAATCAAAATCACCAGCTCGGTTTCATTGCGCTGAAAACGCTTGGAGCGAAACAGGTTGCCCAGGATCGGCAAATCGCCCAATAACGGCAGCTTCTCGATGTCCTGGCTGCTCTCGCGCTGGAACAGCCCGGCAATCGCAAACGTCTGCCCACTGCCCACTTCCACCCGCGTATCGGCGCGCCGCACGCTGAACGACGGCACATGAAAGTTGCCGAAATCCACCGTACCGCCGCTCACCACACTGCTGACCTCAGGCCGCACTTGCAGGGCGATACGGCCGTTGGGCAGCAGCGTCGGATTGAACAGCAGCGACACGCCGAACGACTTGTATTCGATCCCCACCAAATCCCGATTCACCGGCACCGGAATCGCCACTTCACCGCCCGCCAGGAAGCTCGCGGTTTGCCCGGTCATGGCAGTGATATTCGGCTCGGCCAGAATTTGCAGAATCCCGTTGGCCTGCAACGCGTCGAGCATGCCGTCGATGTTGGTGTTGCCCGAACCGCTGCCCGCTGCCGCCAATCCGCCTGCGGTCGCTGCTGCCAGCGGCCCACCGGTAATCAGCCCGAAGGAAAACGTGCCGTTGCTGAACATCGCGTTCCAGTTCACGCCGTAATGCAGCAGCTCGGAGCGCGACACTTCAGCGAACCGCACACGCAAATTGACTTGGGCCGCACCGGCATATTCAGTGGTGTTGACCGCGCTTTGGAAACCCTGGCCCTGGGGGTTGAGCAAGGCATTCAAATCCGTCGCTTCACCCACGCTGCGCACCGTGCCCTTGGCGATCAAACGGTTGCCAGCCCCGCTGATCTGCGCGCCACTGCCGGGGTGCAACGCTTGCATCGGTGCGGTCACGGCCTGGGTGGCGCTGCTCACGGCCAGGGTCAAGCCGGCGAGCTGTTTGCCGTCGGCGCCGAGGGCGATCAGGCTGGTGTTGCCCGGCGCCTTGCCGAAGATATAGATCACGCCGGGCGACACCACTTGCAGGTCGGCAATCCCAGGTTCGGCCACCAGCACCGACTCCACCGGCGCTACAAAATGCAGGATCCGGCCTTCCCCGGATGCAAGGCTGATAGAACCCTGGGCACCGTTGGCGATGTCCTGGGCGCTGCAAAAAAACGACGCCAACGCCAGCAACAACAGAGAGAAACGAATCATGAGGCAGACGCCAGGGAAGTGACGGAAGCCGCGGCAGGTGCGCGGCGGTTGGAGATATCGGTGAGGCTGATGGTCACCAGCGCTTGCAGGTTGTATTCAGTGGCCAGCTCGCGAAACGACAACACGGCCAGCTCCAGCTCACCGCGCAGCACCAGGCGGCGCAGGCTGCGGCGCAGTTCCGGGTGCACAAGCAATACCGCGCTGTTGGCCTCGGTGGTTTTGTCGCAGGCCTGGCGCAATTGCGCGAGCAAGGCGCGGTTGACCTCTTCCGGAATCACTTCGCGGCTGGGTTCCTGGCGACGCAGGGACGCACGCAACTGGTCTTCCAAACCCGGCGCCAGCACCAGCGCGCCAATCACCCGGTTGCGGTCGGCGTACTGATGGCTGATCTGCCGCGCCAATGCTGCGCGCAGGTGTTCGGCCAGGCGGCCGGCATCGGTTTCCCGGGCGCCCCACTCCACCATGGCTTCGAGCAGAGCCCGTTGATTGCGGATCGACACGCCTTCGCCCACCAGCAAGCGCAGGGTCTCGGCCACCCGCTGCAACGGCACCAGGCGCAGGGCTTCCTTGACCAGTTCGCCGTAAGTGGCCTCGGTGCGTTCGAGCAGCAGACGGGTTTCCTGGATCCCGAGAAAGTCTGCGGCATAGCGGCGCAGGCTGCGTTCCAGCACGCCGCGCAGTACTTCATCCGGCAGCAGGAAGCCGATGCCGGCGCTGCGCAGCGCGTCTTCGTGCTGGCGTTCGATCCAGTGCGCGGCGCGGCCGTTGAGCGGTGAATCGGCTTGCAGCGTGGCGATGTCCAGCAACTGCACGTGCACCGGATCGTCCTGCAACAGCAGGCAGTTGATCGGCATTTCGCCTTCACTCACCGGCACACCTTCCAGGGACACGCGAAAACTGCCCGGCGTGGCCTTGGCGTCCATGTGAACGCCCGGCACCGGCACATCCACGCCGAGGTCGCTGCGCAGGTCGTGGCACAGCGCTTCGATGCGCTGGCCCAGCAACTGGCGCGGTGCGCTGAGGGCCAGGGCGCTGCCGAGGGTCAGCAATACCCGAGTGTCAGGGGCCACGCCGTATTCCTGCTCGGCCTGCACCTCGACCACCGGTTCCAGGGTCTCGATCAGCGCTTCAGGCTCCACCTGGTTTTCGCGGGTATGGCGGCGGTACATCACGAAAGCCGCCCCCCCGAACACCAATGACAAACCGAGGAACACCCAGGTCGGAAAGCCCGGGATCACGCTGACACCGACCATGATCAATGCAGTCAACCCGAGGGCCCGGTAACTGGCGCCCAACTGCTTGAGAATCTCGCTGCCAAGGTCACCCGCTGCGCCGTCGCTGTTGACCCGCGTAACCACGGTGCCCGCTGCCACAGAGATCAACAGCGCCGGGATCTGCGCGATCAGACCGTCGCCCACGGTCAGCAGCGAGTAGGTGTGCACCGCCGCGCCGAAGGCCATGTCGCGCTCGATCATGCCGATCAACATGCCGCCCAGCAGGTTGACCGCAAGGATCACCAACCCGGCAATCGCATCGCCCTTGACGAACTTCATCGCCCCGTCCATCGCGCCGAACATCTGGCTCTCACGCTCCAGGCGCGAACGCCGGCGACGGGCTTCGGCCTGGTCGATATCGCCGTTGCGCAGGTCGTTGTCGATGCTCATTTGCTTGCCGGGCATCGCATCCAGGGTGAAGCGCGCGGCCACTTCCGCGACCCGTTCGGCGCCCTTGGTGATCACCACAAACTGCGCCACGGTAATGATCAGGAACACCACCATGCCCACCACCACCTGGCCGGCAATCACAAAGTCACCGAAGGCCTTGACGATATGGCCGGCGTCGCCGTGCAGCAGAATCAAGCGGGTGGTGGTGATGGACAGCGACAGGCGAAACAGGGTACTGAGCAGAATCAGCGGCGGCAGCGCGGAGAATTCCACCGAGTGGCCGATATAAAAAGCGACGATCAGGATCAGGATGCTCAGGGCGATGTTCAGGCCAATCAGCATATCCACCAGGTAGGTGGGCAGCGGGATGATCATCATCACGATGGCCATCAGCATGAACGCGACGATGATTACGTCGGTGCGCTGGGCGGCCATGCGCGCGATGCCGTTCAGGCGATTGAGCAGGTTCATGGCGCCACTCTCCGTGCAGCCAGGTAGCGTTTGAAGCACTGGCGCGCTTCGTCCTTGCGCTCGCCGTACCACAGCGCCCGGGCGCGCAGCAGCAACAGGCTGGCAGACTCGCCTTCCAGCGCCACCAGGCGGTCCAGGGCCGACAGTGCGCGGGTGGCGTCACCGCTGTCGGTGAACGCCAGCACCAGCGAGCGCAGCAACAGGCCGTCGTTGGGCGCCACGCTCACGGCAATCAGCAGCATTACCAGCGCACGCTGGGACTGGCCATTGCGCCGGTACAGCTCGCCGATGCCCTTGAGCAGTTGCACTGCGTCGTCGTTATCCCGGGGCATCAGGCCTGGACCTCCGAGCGTTGTTGTTCGAGGGTGCGGCGCATCTCGATTTCCTCGCTGATCAGGTCGTGGGCCAGTGCCTTGATTTCCGGTTCGGCGTCGAGGTTCGGCAACAGGTGCTGCATCACGTGTTCCAGCAGCTCCAGGGACCGTGCGCTGCCAAACAGCAGCGAGTCGACGCCGGCGGCGCTGGTGAGCTCTTCCAGGTCACTGCGCAGGGAGCGGCGGGACTGGACCTTGCGGGTTTTGAGCAGCGCTTCGAAGGCGGTGGCCTGGCGCGAATTGACCGGGCGAATCGCCTCGACCGGCGCGCTGCGCACGTCACTTGGAACCAACGGACGGGGTTCGACTTTCATCCCGGGGCCTTAGCTGAAAAAAGCAGCGTCATAAAGTGAAGGTGAAGCGCTCTTCGCCACGGGCGAGGATCACCTGGTTGTTCTCGATGCGTTCCAGCACCCAGTTGTCGGCCAGGGCAGCGCCGGGGTAAAGGCGCTTGCCGCTGTCGTTGATCACGTAGGGATTGACGCCGAACCACACCGCTTGAAAGCGCACCCGTGGCCGGGCCGCATCCGCGCGCACTGCGACCCGAGGGTTGAGGACGATCTGCTGGCCATAACGCTGGTCGAAGGCTTGTTGCAGGGCGACCCACTGGGGCTTTTGTGCCCGCTCGAACGAGCCGGTGGCGTTGAGCTGGCCGTCGACATCATCGACCTTCACAGCGTCCAGGTGGGCGGCCTGCAATTGCGCTTCGAACCAGGCCTTGGCCTCGGCGCGGGAAGGCTTGGCCACGGTTTTTTCGGCGACCGGCAGGACGGCCTGGGCTTGCGGTGGATCGGTGCGAAACGCCAAGGCGCCGGCGCACACAAACAGCAAGGCGGTGGCGATGATCCAGGGCGTGAACGTGCGCGTCGCCACAGGCGGTTTTTCAGGGCTTCCCGGCAGCGCCAGGCTGACACCCGCCGTACCGATGCGCAGTTGCAGCGGCAGCCGCGCGCGATGGCCGCTGCCTTGGGGAATGCGGATATCACCCGCAGTGCCGGTGATCAGCACATCACCGCCGAGGGCTTCGACGGCCACCTGGGCACCTTCAAAACGCAGGCGCAGGTGCAACTCGGCGATCCCGGGATCGCAGAGCAGAAGGTCGGCGGCCGAAGCGGCGCCAAGGGTATAGACCGGTTGGTCGAGCATCAGGGAACTGCCCTGGTGCAAACCGTGGGTCACAAGCAGGGTCGGCACGCCGTTCGCGGCGGGCAGGCCCAGGGAAATCAAGGCTGTCATGGTTGGGTTTGCCCCCTTGAGAATCACAGGTCGCAACCACACCTGTGCCGATCAACAACGGTGCAACGGGGTAAGGCAGGTATACGGGCAGCGCCGGCGCTGCCCGTATGGCGAATCAGTTCTGCGGACGCTGTTTGGTAGCGTCGAGCTCTGCTTTTTTCGCGGTGCTGATCTCGGTGATCTTGGCCGACTTCTCGATAGCCATGTTGAAAGTTGCTTCCATCTTCGCGATAGCGTCGTCGGCGCCGCCTGCACTTACTGGTGGAGTAGTAGCCATGTTCAATCTCCTTGCATCGATAGGGAAGTTAAGCAGCATGCAAACCGAACCAAACTCCCAGCGTCAGACAGTGAGTTGGCAATGCAGCCGTCGGTTTGCATGGCGGCCATACTACTCACGAATAAAACGCCTTCGCTGTGAAAGCTTGTGAAACGTTCACGGCCGGTGCTGTGAAAAAACCGGCTCAACGCGCCGTTGAGAAAATCTCATCAACGGAGGGCCGTTGAACTTTTATTGAAAAACAGATACACGACAGAGCCCAATGATTACGGGGGCTTCTCCCTGTAACAGGAACCACCTCAAGCCCTTTGAGGCGGTTTAGCTCCACGCAAAACCCTCGACCACTCAACATTATTTGAAAAAATTATCCGACAACTTCACACTTTTAACTAATAGCCATTTGCCCAACTTTGCCGATATTGCCATTTGTAACAAAACCGACTTGATCATCGCGTTTTATAGCTCGGCGCGGACGCGTCCAATAACACTTCGCAACTTTCATCCGCCTCAGTTAGTGCACTTGCACTAAAGATCGATTTATATAAAACAACTACCAGGTGATCTATGACTGCGATCCCGAATGGCCTTGACCCTGCTGATAACAAGGGCCCGACAGGCTCCCGGAGCACGTTCGAAAAAGCCCTGTTCACCGCCGTCGACCGGCCGGTATTCGACCCCTCGAAAATCCGCGGGCCGTCCATCCCGCTGCCGTACCAGAACGTGCAGGCACCGGTGGACAACAGCATCACCTACACCCCGCTGGGCAGCGATAAACCGGTGATGCTCAAGCAGATCGACAACCCCAGGCTGTTTGAGCAATTGGTGAACCAGTACAACGCGCAGCAAAGCGATGCGACCCTTGAAAAGAACCTGGCCGCCAGCAAAAGCGCTGGCTACAAGGAGGCTGACGCCAGCACCGTGGCGCCCGGGTTGGGCAACTACAAGGGGCTCGGCAGCACCACGGAACTGGGCCCGGGGCTGATCCGCTACGAGACCAACGCCGGCGATAAAATTGTGGTCAGCCAGAAGCAGACGCCCGCGCTGTTCGCTCAGGTCAGCGGCGACTCTGCCAAGCTTTTCGCGATCAACGCCAGCCAGGCCGAGGGCTATCGCTTGGCCGGCCCCACGGAAACCATGGACCCGGCGGCGAACATCGGCCCGCCCGAGGAAGTCGGGCCGGGGTTGATTCGCTATACCACCGCCGCAGGCGACAAGGTGATCGTGTCCCAGGACATCACCCCGGCGCTGTACGACCAGGTGGCCAAGCTGTATGCCGGCAGCACCGGCGCTGCGGGCGCCTCGGACACCTCGTGGATCGACACCTCGTCGTTCGGCGTGTCTGGCGCCAAGGCCTGGGACACCATCACCGGCAACACCAGCGGCACCCCCACCAAGGAAGAGCTGGACCTGAACCGCCCCAAGGCGGCTGCGCAACTGCTCTCGCAAAACTGGGACGCCTGGGGCCTGCACGGCGCGCCGATCGACTTCGCCAACCCGCCCACTAACCTGCCGCCCGAAGCTCAGGCCGTGCTCAAGTACGTGGCCAGCAGCCCGAGCCTGATGGCCGCGCTGGACACCGGCGGGCGCGGCAAGGCTGACAACGTGATCACCCATTCGGATGTCGACCACTTCATCGACAACGCCGGCAAGGACCTCGGCGCCGCATCGAAATCCTATGGCAGTTTCCTCGGCAGCCACCCCGGCGATTTGGCCAAGGCCAACGCCAAGTCGGCGGCGATCCTGATGGCCAACGAAAGCCTGGCCGCCGGCGCCGGTTCGGCGATGCGCCCGGGTGACGCCAACCAGCGCAGCAACGACGGCATGCTGCGCACCGACAACCTGGAAGCGTTGGGCAGCGATTCGGCGCTGAGTACTGAACTGACCGGCGCGGCGGCCATGTGGTCCAAACCCGGGATGTTCCACGCCCTGGAAACCGGCGGCGACAACCCGGCCACCGGCAAGTCGGACGGTATCGGCACCCGCGACAACATCGGCGCCTGGCTGGAAAAACAGGCGCCGAAAACCGACAGCGACACCCTGACCTTCCTCGATGGCGCCGCCACCCGCGATGCCGTCGCAGGCATAGACACCTCGGGCCTGACCGCCGACATCCTGGCCAACCCGCAGAACTACAGCGGCGAACAGAAAGCCGCAGTGCTGGTGCAACTCACCGATGCGCAAACCCGCCTGCTGGTGAGCGACTACGTGCCCCACTCCGGCCTGATGGACAAGTACACCTCGCCCAACTACGGCCTCAACCCCAACGAAGACAAGATCAAGGCGCAGCTGCAAAGCGGCATCGAAACCCTCTCGGCCGACCCGGACGTACAAGGCTTCCTGCAAAACAATCGTGGCCCGGCACTGGCCGACATCGTCGACAGCAACCCGACCCTGAAAGTCGCGATGCAGAACTACTACGCCAGCGACATCGAGACCGGCAAGAACCTCAACGACAACCTCCACGCCAAGGACCAGGACGGCAAGCAGGTCGACATGGGCGTGGGCCTGCAAAACGCTGCCAACGACACGACCATCGCCAACCTCGCGCTGGGCGGCAACGGCCATGTGGACCTGACCGGGATCGCGGACAAGGCCGGGCAAAGCGACAACATCCAGCAGTACTACAAGACCGAGCTGGTGACCGGCAAAGCCTTCACCGATGCGGTGGCCGCAGGCATGGACCCGACCGTGGCCGCCAGCAGCTTCGCTGCCAGCACCGCCTCGGCCCAGGCCTTCCTCGGCGACAAAGCCTCAGCGGATGATGCGGCCACCTTGCAGGTGAATTTCAACGAAGCCCTGGGCGATGCGTTGCTCGGGGGCGCCACCACCGACACCCTGAACATCACCCTGGGCGACGGCAAGGGCAACTTCGACGAAGCCAAGGTGACTGCCGCAATCAACGACGCCCAGCAGAAAGACCCGCAGATGTTCGTCACCTCCGACGGCGGCAAGATCGACCCGGCGCAGGTGGTGTCAATGCTGCGCTCGGTGTGGGACATCGGGCGCCAGGGCGACAAGATTGCCGACGCGCTGCCCAAGGCCATCGAAGGCATGAAGTTCGGCGACGTGAGCCCGGCGTTCAAGCAAGGGCTGTTGCACATCGGCAGCGCGGTACTGATGAGCGGTGTACTGATGGCCCGCTCGGCCAGCGGTAGCAACACACCGGTGGCGGACGCGAACCGGGTATCTGCCGGGCTGCAATTTGCCGGCCTATTGATGGAAGGTGGTACCAAATACGCCAAGGAAGCGGGGTACGGCATCACCTGGGTCAACCGCCCGGACGGCGGCACCATCGGTGACTTCCCCGGCAAGGTGCCGGTGGGCAAGGGCCCGCTGAGTCCGCAGCAAATCGCCAACCTCGGCGCGGCGGGCAAGATTATCGGCTCGGCAGGCGGGATCATTGGCGGCGTGATCGGGGTGATTGGCGGCGTCGACTCGTTGAAAAAAGGCGACTACTTGACCGGCAGTTTCTCCGTCGCCACCGGCGTACTCGGCACGGGCGCGGCAGTGGCGGGGTTGGTGGAAGCCGGGGCCGGTCTGTACGGTGCCACGGAAATCGGCGCGGTGGCCGGGACCATCAGCGGCATCCTCGGCGGCGCCACGGCGATCCTCGGCGGCATCGGGAGCGCCTTCCTGCCCTTCGCCCTGGCCGATGCCCATGGCAAGGCGCAGGACGCGTTCTACGGCCAGCTTGCGCCGGTGCTCAAGCAATATGGCTTGACCGGCGGCCCGACGGAACCGGGCGACTATCCGGAAGACCCGATCCCGGCGATCAACACCTGAGCCTCCCTTGCAGCCTTGCGCGAAAGGGAGCCGCGCGGGGCTGTGTCTTGAACATGCACACAGGTTAATCACATGACGTATTCACAACGCAGCCACCTTGAAGACAGCGCTTTTGAAATTCACTTTGGTCCTTATCGACTGCTGCCCAGGCGTCATCTGCTGCTTAAAAACGGTGAACCCGTGAGCTTGGGCAACAGAGCCCTGACCTTGTTGATTGCCCTCGCCTCGCGACCCGGAGAGCTGCTGGAGAAAACCCAACTGCTGGATATCGCCTGGCCACGGTTGGTGGTGGAGGAATGCAACCTGCGGGCGCAGATCAAGGCGATTCGCCGGGCGTTGGGGGATGATGATTCGGTGTATATCGCGACGGCGACGGGCCAGGGGTATCGGTTTGTCGCGCCGACCTGGGTTGAGCGCCAGGCGCAGAAAAAACCGCTGGTGTTGGGGGTTTATAGCTGTCGCCGGTGTTTGGGCAGCGAAGTAACGCCGGTGCACAGTGCGCGGCAGGAGACGCTTAACAGCTGAACCGTGGGGATTATTCCGTTGGAAAAATATGTTTTTTCCAACGGAATTATTTGGCTGGGCTGGTCGTTGTATTTCCCGAGACTGCTCACTTTTATCAACTTTTCGGGAAACCCCTCATGAATCGTATTCACTGGCTCAGTTTGGCAAGCCTTCTCGCCATTGGCACCGCTCAGGCGGCCTCCTTGCAAGTTCCGGTCAACCTCGTCAGTGCCGATGGCGCGCCGCAGCCTGTGGGTACGGTGACTATCAGTGAGTCCGCCTATGGCCTGATTTTTACACCTGATTTGAAGTCCATGCCGATGGGCGCGCATGGGTTTCATATCCATGAGAACGGCAGCTGTGACGCGGGAGTGAAGGATGGTGTGAAGGTGGCCGCGTTGGCGGCGGGTGGGCATTTTGACCCGCAGAAGACGGGTAAGCATTTGGGACCGTATGCCGAGGGGCATTTGGGGGATTTGCCGGCGCTGTATGTGAATATGGACGGGACTTCGACCAACCCGGTATTGGCGCCGCGGTTGAAGACGATTGCGCAGATTCAGGGGCATGCGTTGATGATTCACGCTGGCGGGGATAATCATTCGGACATGCCCAAGCCATTGGGTGGTGGTGGTGAGCGCGTGGCTTGTGGGGTGATCTGAATCGGGGCGTATCCGGTATTTGGGTAACGGCTTCGATGGGTTCCGCCCTTACGGCGGGTCACTTTTGAAAGGAGCCCAAAAGTAACCAAAAGGCTCTTGCCCCACCACTCGGCACCTCGCTTAGGCTCGGTGTGCCCTCACTCCGGCTTTGGACCGTGGGCCGCCGTCATGGGCCATCCTTGGCCCAGGACGGCTAACCCGGCGTCCTGCCGGGTTACCCACGCTCCAAAGCCTGCGTTCGGCCAGCGTGGTTGACGGGGCGCCTAAGATCAAGATCACAAGCAGATCAAGAACACAGCGGCCTACAGGCCGGCTTGAGTGTTAAAAGCAACAGCGAAATCAAAGGCCGGCACGGTTCAAATGTAGGAGCTGGCTTGCCTGCGATGGCATCGCCGCGGGGTGTCTGAAAAACCGAGTCGCCTGCATCGCCGGCAAGCCAGCTCCTACAGCTTTTGCCTTGGCTTTTAACACTCAGGCCGCCGCGACGGCCCGTCCCTGCCCCGTCGCGGCTAAACCGGCGTCCTGCCGGGTTACCCGCTCCGTACTACCTGCGTTCGGCCAGCGTGGTTGACGGGGCGCCTAAGATCAAGATCACAAGCAGATCAAGAACACAGCGGCCTACAGGCCGGCTTGAGTGTTAAAAGCAACAGCGAAATCAAAGGCCGGCACGGTTCCAATGTAGGAGCTGGCTTGCCTGCGATGGCATCGCCGCGGTGTGGCTGAAAAACCGAGTTGCCTGCATCGCCGGCAAGCCAGCTCCTACAGCTTTTGCCCTGGCTTTTAACACTCAGGTCGGCTTTCAGGCCGCCGTGCTCTTGCTCTTGATCTTGATCTGACTGCCCCATTCAGCCCGAGGCCGAACGCAGGGATTGAGGAGCGGGTAAACCGGCAGGACGCCGGTTTAGCCGCGACGGGCCAGGGACGGGCCGTCGCGGCGGCCCGCGGAGCAATTCCGGAGTGAGGGAACGCCGAGCCACAGCGAGGCGCCGACAGGCGGGGCAGAGCGTTTTGGTTACTTTTGCGCTTTTCAAAAGTGACCCGCTGTAAGAGCGGAACCCATATCAGCCGTTACCCAAATAAAGGATATGTACCCGGTACAAAACCTCAGAGCACCAAGCTCAAATCCACCCGCCCATCACGCAATGGCGGGCACCAATAGTACCCCCCAGTCAACGGCTTGCTAATACGATACAACCCATCAACGATCCCATCCTCAAGCCCACTCATCCGCCGCAACTGCGCTTCAAACGCATCAAACGAATGCCCAAACGCCAGGAACATCAACCCCGCCTGACCATTCTCGGCCCAAGGCATCGACCGACGCACCACAAATGCCTCAGGCGTAAAACTCTCCTGGGCCGTACGCTTGGTGTGCGCCGACTCCGGCGCATCCTCCAACTCTTCGTTATCCCCATGGCGCCGACCAATAATGTGGTCCCGCTCCAGAGCCGGCAACGCCGCAAACCCATCCAGGTCATGCTGCCACTGCTGGATCGCCGCAAAACTCGCACCACCCTGCGCCACCGCCGCATCCACCGCCGCATCGTCATGCGGGTTCTCAGTGCCGTCCTCATAATCAGTCAGGTCAAACCCGGTCTTGTAGCGAAACCCCTCGGTCATCTGCACCAGACCAAACCCCGGCGCCAGGGCCTTCTCAAACGCCCGGCTGCGCAACAGCAACTCACCGCGATCCACACCATGCAACCAGACCCACAGCGCCTGCTGGGTCGACGGATTCTCCGCCCCCGGCCCGCTCACACGCGGGAACGCCCGCAACCCTTCAATTCGCGCGCCCAGCGCATTGACCAGCGGCTCACCAAAACCGACCACCGCATTCGCATCCACCCGTTGCACCAGCGCATCCAGTGCGGCAGGTACAGCCTCCAGGGACTCAATGGCAAAAAACAGATGGC
This genomic window from Pseudomonas sp. Bout1 contains:
- a CDS encoding Dyp-type peroxidase, whose amino-acid sequence is MSQYQPGILAAPVPLQARHLFFAIESLEAVPAALDALVQRVDANAVVGFGEPLVNALGARIEGLRAFPRVSGPGAENPSTQQALWVWLHGVDRGELLLRSRAFEKALAPGFGLVQMTEGFRYKTGFDLTDYEDGTENPHDDAAVDAAVAQGGASFAAIQQWQHDLDGFAALPALERDHIIGRRHGDNEELEDAPESAHTKRTAQESFTPEAFVVRRSMPWAENGQAGLMFLAFGHSFDAFEAQLRRMSGLEDGIVDGLYRISKPLTGGYYWCPPLRDGRVDLSLVL
- the sodC gene encoding superoxide dismutase [Cu-Zn] SodC, whose product is MNRIHWLSLASLLAIGTAQAASLQVPVNLVSADGAPQPVGTVTISESAYGLIFTPDLKSMPMGAHGFHIHENGSCDAGVKDGVKVAALAAGGHFDPQKTGKHLGPYAEGHLGDLPALYVNMDGTSTNPVLAPRLKTIAQIQGHALMIHAGGDNHSDMPKPLGGGGERVACGVI